A genomic region of Sarcophilus harrisii chromosome 6, mSarHar1.11, whole genome shotgun sequence contains the following coding sequences:
- the NPY5R gene encoding neuropeptide Y receptor type 5 isoform X3 — MMSVNKNTVKIIASPAPTSVAEDEEGYAMDLESEDYDNRTLTSENGTEMATASYDPDWGGGGNKTRLDDVQVFVIGLYSTISLLGFMGNMLILMALMKKCKQKTIVNFFIGNLAFSDILVVLFCSPFTLSALLLDQWVLGELMCRLMPFLQCTSVLVSTLILISIAIVRYQRIKYPLSKSLTIRQGCYLVGLSWAIGFVICSPLPIFYRLVEPNGNNGTNTTAPKYVCIEAWPKESYRIAFSLCLLVVQYILPLICLIVSHTSVCRSITCKMSTREMKKRLEEKEKRERKEKKEKEKKEKKERKEREKREKKGKKDMVETLEMKDMRETKEMMGRDMRDPSDREDDYDDDLDDIDDLEGTMDMKDIMELRELKRELRERRDRRERMGRRGRRKMREMLEVKELEDMDDVQQVMDLTEMIEMREITTPRNVRDMRDVKDAEEIEDMIETREVRDVRDMEYIEDMSDTMEMREMRDPREMRDMRDPRERRGRRDMRDPREMRDTKERRGRSWKRGRRGKKGMREMDIEEIEEIEELGSMYGMYEMEEMEEMNELGELSDPNNGDDDLEDMQGYAAKNSGHHIQLPKFQRWSYTLSRKHRKSNKKSCVVPVLRHPPPPPEVPPKEIEEEEEEAAEPERCKLTNASKIIPGVPICFVIKPEEKQLEEPEMLTISRSISRIRKRSRRVVYRLTILIIVFAVSWMPLHLFHVVTDFNAGLLSNRHFRLVYCICHLLGMLSCCLNPVLYGFLNNGIKADLMALLRCV, encoded by the exons ATGATGAGTGTAAACAAGAACACCGTGAAGATAATTGCATCTCCTGCACCAACATCTGTTGCAGAGGATGAAGag GGCTACGCCATGGATCTAGAATCTGAAGACTATGATAATCGAACTCTCACAAGTGAGAACGGCACCGAGATGGCCACGGCATCCTATGATCCTGAttggggtggtggtggtaataagACTCGCCTCGATGATGTGCAGGTCTTTGTGATTGGGCTTTATTCCACCATAAGTTTGCTTGGGTTCATGGGAAACATGCTTATCCTTATGGCCCTTATGAAAAAGTGCAAACAAAAGACGATTGTAAACTTTTTCATTGGAAACTTGGCCTTCTCTGATATCTTGGTCGTGCTATTTTGTTCACCTTTCACGCTGTCTGCCCTCTTGCTAGATCAGTGGGTGCTCGGTGAACTCATGTGCCGTCTTATGCCTTTCCTCCAATGTACATCGGTGCTGGTTTCAACTTTAATCTTAATCTCAATTGCTATTGTCAGGTACCAAAGGATAAAATATCCCCTTTCTAAAAGTTTGACCATCAGACAAGGCTGTTATTTGGTTGGCCTTTCTTGGGCCATTGGCTTTGTGATTTGTTCCCCTCTTCCCATCTTCTACAGGCTTGTAGAACCCAATGGGAATAATGGTACAAATACCACGGCCCCTAAGTATGTGTGCATTGAGGCTTGGCCAAAAGAGTCGTATAGAATTGCCTTCTCTCTGTGTTTGCTGGTGGTTCAGTACATACTGCCCTTGATTTGCTTGATTGTGAGTCATACCAGTGTTTGCCGGAGCATTACTTGCAAGATGTCTACTAGGGAGATGAAGAAGAGGCtcgaggagaaggagaagagggagaggaaggagaagaaggagaaggagaagaaggagaagaaggagaggaaggaacgagagaagagagaaaagaaggggaagaaggacaTGGTTGAGACATTGGAGATGAAGGATATGAGGGAGACCAAAGAGATGATGGGCCGAGACATGAGGGATCCGAGTGACAGGGAAGATGACTACGATGATGACCTGGATGATATAGACGACCTAGAAGGCACCATGGACATGAAAGACATAATGGAATTGAGAGAGCTGAAGAGAGAgctgagagagaggagagataggCGAGAGAGGATGGGCAGGAGAGGAcggaggaaaatgagagaaatgctGGAAGTGAAAGAACTAGAAGACATGGATGACGTCCAACAGGTGATGGacttgactgaaatgattgaGATGAGAGAAATTACCACCCCGAGGAATGTGAGGGATATGAGAGATGTGAAAGATGCAGAGGAAATAGAAGACATGATAGAAACGAGAGAGGTGAGGGATGTGAGAGACATGGAATATATAGAGGACATGAGTGACACGATGGAAATGAGAGAGATGAGGGACCCGAGAGAGATGAGGGACATGAGGGACCCGAGAGAGAGGAGGGGCAGGAGAGACATGCGGGACCCGAGAGAGATGAGGGATacgaaggaaaggaggggaagaagctggaaaaggggaaggaggggaaagaaggggatgagggaaatggacattgaagaaattgaagagatTGAAGAGTTGGGTTCGATGTATGGGATGTATGAGATGGAGGAGATGGAGGAGATGAATGAGCTGGGTGAGCTGAGTGACCCAAATAATGGAGATGATGATTTGGAAGACATGCAAGGCTACGCGGCCAAGAACAGTGGACACCACATTCAACTCCCCAAGTTCCAAAGATGGAGCTATACACTAAGCCGAAAACACCGCAAGTCCAACAAGAAGTCATGCGTTGTACCTGTTCTGCgacatcctcctcctcctccagaggTACCACCCAAAGAgattgaagaagaagaagaagaagcagcagaACCTGAGAGATGCAAGCTGACCAATGCCAGTAAGATCATACCTGGGGTGCCCATCTGCTTTGTGATTAAACCTGAAGAAAAGCAGCTTGAAGAGCCGGAAATGTTGACCATATCCCGCTCCATCTCGAGGATCAGAAAGAGATCTCGCCGAGTCGTCTATCGTTTAACCATTCTGATAATTGTGTTTGCTGTCAGCTGGATGCCTCTGCATCTTTTCCATGTCGTTACTGATTTTAATGCTGGCCTTCTGTCTAATAGGCATTTCCGATTGGTGTATTGTATTTGTCATTTGCTTGGTATGTTGTCTTGTTGCCTTAATCCTGTTCTATATGGGTTCCTTAACAATGGCATAAAAGCAGATTTGATGGCTCTTCTGCGCTGTGTTTAA
- the NPY5R gene encoding neuropeptide Y receptor type 5 isoform X1 — protein MLRRLFAVSAPGERGSEGALAKLDPVPGQLEDLASGWGRFEVQSPGYAMDLESEDYDNRTLTSENGTEMATASYDPDWGGGGNKTRLDDVQVFVIGLYSTISLLGFMGNMLILMALMKKCKQKTIVNFFIGNLAFSDILVVLFCSPFTLSALLLDQWVLGELMCRLMPFLQCTSVLVSTLILISIAIVRYQRIKYPLSKSLTIRQGCYLVGLSWAIGFVICSPLPIFYRLVEPNGNNGTNTTAPKYVCIEAWPKESYRIAFSLCLLVVQYILPLICLIVSHTSVCRSITCKMSTREMKKRLEEKEKRERKEKKEKEKKEKKERKEREKREKKGKKDMVETLEMKDMRETKEMMGRDMRDPSDREDDYDDDLDDIDDLEGTMDMKDIMELRELKRELRERRDRRERMGRRGRRKMREMLEVKELEDMDDVQQVMDLTEMIEMREITTPRNVRDMRDVKDAEEIEDMIETREVRDVRDMEYIEDMSDTMEMREMRDPREMRDMRDPRERRGRRDMRDPREMRDTKERRGRSWKRGRRGKKGMREMDIEEIEEIEELGSMYGMYEMEEMEEMNELGELSDPNNGDDDLEDMQGYAAKNSGHHIQLPKFQRWSYTLSRKHRKSNKKSCVVPVLRHPPPPPEVPPKEIEEEEEEAAEPERCKLTNASKIIPGVPICFVIKPEEKQLEEPEMLTISRSISRIRKRSRRVVYRLTILIIVFAVSWMPLHLFHVVTDFNAGLLSNRHFRLVYCICHLLGMLSCCLNPVLYGFLNNGIKADLMALLRCV, from the exons ATGCTGCGACGACTCTTCG CTGTCTCCGCTCCTGGAGAGCGCGGGAGCGAAGGCGCATTGGCCAAGCTGGATCCGGTACCCGGGCAACTAGAAGACCTCGCGAGCGGCTGGGGGCGCTTCGAGGTACAGTCTCCT GGCTACGCCATGGATCTAGAATCTGAAGACTATGATAATCGAACTCTCACAAGTGAGAACGGCACCGAGATGGCCACGGCATCCTATGATCCTGAttggggtggtggtggtaataagACTCGCCTCGATGATGTGCAGGTCTTTGTGATTGGGCTTTATTCCACCATAAGTTTGCTTGGGTTCATGGGAAACATGCTTATCCTTATGGCCCTTATGAAAAAGTGCAAACAAAAGACGATTGTAAACTTTTTCATTGGAAACTTGGCCTTCTCTGATATCTTGGTCGTGCTATTTTGTTCACCTTTCACGCTGTCTGCCCTCTTGCTAGATCAGTGGGTGCTCGGTGAACTCATGTGCCGTCTTATGCCTTTCCTCCAATGTACATCGGTGCTGGTTTCAACTTTAATCTTAATCTCAATTGCTATTGTCAGGTACCAAAGGATAAAATATCCCCTTTCTAAAAGTTTGACCATCAGACAAGGCTGTTATTTGGTTGGCCTTTCTTGGGCCATTGGCTTTGTGATTTGTTCCCCTCTTCCCATCTTCTACAGGCTTGTAGAACCCAATGGGAATAATGGTACAAATACCACGGCCCCTAAGTATGTGTGCATTGAGGCTTGGCCAAAAGAGTCGTATAGAATTGCCTTCTCTCTGTGTTTGCTGGTGGTTCAGTACATACTGCCCTTGATTTGCTTGATTGTGAGTCATACCAGTGTTTGCCGGAGCATTACTTGCAAGATGTCTACTAGGGAGATGAAGAAGAGGCtcgaggagaaggagaagagggagaggaaggagaagaaggagaaggagaagaaggagaagaaggagaggaaggaacgagagaagagagaaaagaaggggaagaaggacaTGGTTGAGACATTGGAGATGAAGGATATGAGGGAGACCAAAGAGATGATGGGCCGAGACATGAGGGATCCGAGTGACAGGGAAGATGACTACGATGATGACCTGGATGATATAGACGACCTAGAAGGCACCATGGACATGAAAGACATAATGGAATTGAGAGAGCTGAAGAGAGAgctgagagagaggagagataggCGAGAGAGGATGGGCAGGAGAGGAcggaggaaaatgagagaaatgctGGAAGTGAAAGAACTAGAAGACATGGATGACGTCCAACAGGTGATGGacttgactgaaatgattgaGATGAGAGAAATTACCACCCCGAGGAATGTGAGGGATATGAGAGATGTGAAAGATGCAGAGGAAATAGAAGACATGATAGAAACGAGAGAGGTGAGGGATGTGAGAGACATGGAATATATAGAGGACATGAGTGACACGATGGAAATGAGAGAGATGAGGGACCCGAGAGAGATGAGGGACATGAGGGACCCGAGAGAGAGGAGGGGCAGGAGAGACATGCGGGACCCGAGAGAGATGAGGGATacgaaggaaaggaggggaagaagctggaaaaggggaaggaggggaaagaaggggatgagggaaatggacattgaagaaattgaagagatTGAAGAGTTGGGTTCGATGTATGGGATGTATGAGATGGAGGAGATGGAGGAGATGAATGAGCTGGGTGAGCTGAGTGACCCAAATAATGGAGATGATGATTTGGAAGACATGCAAGGCTACGCGGCCAAGAACAGTGGACACCACATTCAACTCCCCAAGTTCCAAAGATGGAGCTATACACTAAGCCGAAAACACCGCAAGTCCAACAAGAAGTCATGCGTTGTACCTGTTCTGCgacatcctcctcctcctccagaggTACCACCCAAAGAgattgaagaagaagaagaagaagcagcagaACCTGAGAGATGCAAGCTGACCAATGCCAGTAAGATCATACCTGGGGTGCCCATCTGCTTTGTGATTAAACCTGAAGAAAAGCAGCTTGAAGAGCCGGAAATGTTGACCATATCCCGCTCCATCTCGAGGATCAGAAAGAGATCTCGCCGAGTCGTCTATCGTTTAACCATTCTGATAATTGTGTTTGCTGTCAGCTGGATGCCTCTGCATCTTTTCCATGTCGTTACTGATTTTAATGCTGGCCTTCTGTCTAATAGGCATTTCCGATTGGTGTATTGTATTTGTCATTTGCTTGGTATGTTGTCTTGTTGCCTTAATCCTGTTCTATATGGGTTCCTTAACAATGGCATAAAAGCAGATTTGATGGCTCTTCTGCGCTGTGTTTAA
- the NPY5R gene encoding neuropeptide Y receptor type 5 isoform X4: MDLESEDYDNRTLTSENGTEMATASYDPDWGGGGNKTRLDDVQVFVIGLYSTISLLGFMGNMLILMALMKKCKQKTIVNFFIGNLAFSDILVVLFCSPFTLSALLLDQWVLGELMCRLMPFLQCTSVLVSTLILISIAIVRYQRIKYPLSKSLTIRQGCYLVGLSWAIGFVICSPLPIFYRLVEPNGNNGTNTTAPKYVCIEAWPKESYRIAFSLCLLVVQYILPLICLIVSHTSVCRSITCKMSTREMKKRLEEKEKRERKEKKEKEKKEKKERKEREKREKKGKKDMVETLEMKDMRETKEMMGRDMRDPSDREDDYDDDLDDIDDLEGTMDMKDIMELRELKRELRERRDRRERMGRRGRRKMREMLEVKELEDMDDVQQVMDLTEMIEMREITTPRNVRDMRDVKDAEEIEDMIETREVRDVRDMEYIEDMSDTMEMREMRDPREMRDMRDPRERRGRRDMRDPREMRDTKERRGRSWKRGRRGKKGMREMDIEEIEEIEELGSMYGMYEMEEMEEMNELGELSDPNNGDDDLEDMQGYAAKNSGHHIQLPKFQRWSYTLSRKHRKSNKKSCVVPVLRHPPPPPEVPPKEIEEEEEEAAEPERCKLTNASKIIPGVPICFVIKPEEKQLEEPEMLTISRSISRIRKRSRRVVYRLTILIIVFAVSWMPLHLFHVVTDFNAGLLSNRHFRLVYCICHLLGMLSCCLNPVLYGFLNNGIKADLMALLRCV; the protein is encoded by the coding sequence ATGGATCTAGAATCTGAAGACTATGATAATCGAACTCTCACAAGTGAGAACGGCACCGAGATGGCCACGGCATCCTATGATCCTGAttggggtggtggtggtaataagACTCGCCTCGATGATGTGCAGGTCTTTGTGATTGGGCTTTATTCCACCATAAGTTTGCTTGGGTTCATGGGAAACATGCTTATCCTTATGGCCCTTATGAAAAAGTGCAAACAAAAGACGATTGTAAACTTTTTCATTGGAAACTTGGCCTTCTCTGATATCTTGGTCGTGCTATTTTGTTCACCTTTCACGCTGTCTGCCCTCTTGCTAGATCAGTGGGTGCTCGGTGAACTCATGTGCCGTCTTATGCCTTTCCTCCAATGTACATCGGTGCTGGTTTCAACTTTAATCTTAATCTCAATTGCTATTGTCAGGTACCAAAGGATAAAATATCCCCTTTCTAAAAGTTTGACCATCAGACAAGGCTGTTATTTGGTTGGCCTTTCTTGGGCCATTGGCTTTGTGATTTGTTCCCCTCTTCCCATCTTCTACAGGCTTGTAGAACCCAATGGGAATAATGGTACAAATACCACGGCCCCTAAGTATGTGTGCATTGAGGCTTGGCCAAAAGAGTCGTATAGAATTGCCTTCTCTCTGTGTTTGCTGGTGGTTCAGTACATACTGCCCTTGATTTGCTTGATTGTGAGTCATACCAGTGTTTGCCGGAGCATTACTTGCAAGATGTCTACTAGGGAGATGAAGAAGAGGCtcgaggagaaggagaagagggagaggaaggagaagaaggagaaggagaagaaggagaagaaggagaggaaggaacgagagaagagagaaaagaaggggaagaaggacaTGGTTGAGACATTGGAGATGAAGGATATGAGGGAGACCAAAGAGATGATGGGCCGAGACATGAGGGATCCGAGTGACAGGGAAGATGACTACGATGATGACCTGGATGATATAGACGACCTAGAAGGCACCATGGACATGAAAGACATAATGGAATTGAGAGAGCTGAAGAGAGAgctgagagagaggagagataggCGAGAGAGGATGGGCAGGAGAGGAcggaggaaaatgagagaaatgctGGAAGTGAAAGAACTAGAAGACATGGATGACGTCCAACAGGTGATGGacttgactgaaatgattgaGATGAGAGAAATTACCACCCCGAGGAATGTGAGGGATATGAGAGATGTGAAAGATGCAGAGGAAATAGAAGACATGATAGAAACGAGAGAGGTGAGGGATGTGAGAGACATGGAATATATAGAGGACATGAGTGACACGATGGAAATGAGAGAGATGAGGGACCCGAGAGAGATGAGGGACATGAGGGACCCGAGAGAGAGGAGGGGCAGGAGAGACATGCGGGACCCGAGAGAGATGAGGGATacgaaggaaaggaggggaagaagctggaaaaggggaaggaggggaaagaaggggatgagggaaatggacattgaagaaattgaagagatTGAAGAGTTGGGTTCGATGTATGGGATGTATGAGATGGAGGAGATGGAGGAGATGAATGAGCTGGGTGAGCTGAGTGACCCAAATAATGGAGATGATGATTTGGAAGACATGCAAGGCTACGCGGCCAAGAACAGTGGACACCACATTCAACTCCCCAAGTTCCAAAGATGGAGCTATACACTAAGCCGAAAACACCGCAAGTCCAACAAGAAGTCATGCGTTGTACCTGTTCTGCgacatcctcctcctcctccagaggTACCACCCAAAGAgattgaagaagaagaagaagaagcagcagaACCTGAGAGATGCAAGCTGACCAATGCCAGTAAGATCATACCTGGGGTGCCCATCTGCTTTGTGATTAAACCTGAAGAAAAGCAGCTTGAAGAGCCGGAAATGTTGACCATATCCCGCTCCATCTCGAGGATCAGAAAGAGATCTCGCCGAGTCGTCTATCGTTTAACCATTCTGATAATTGTGTTTGCTGTCAGCTGGATGCCTCTGCATCTTTTCCATGTCGTTACTGATTTTAATGCTGGCCTTCTGTCTAATAGGCATTTCCGATTGGTGTATTGTATTTGTCATTTGCTTGGTATGTTGTCTTGTTGCCTTAATCCTGTTCTATATGGGTTCCTTAACAATGGCATAAAAGCAGATTTGATGGCTCTTCTGCGCTGTGTTTAA
- the NPY5R gene encoding neuropeptide Y receptor type 5 isoform X2: MLRRLFAVSAPGERGSEGALAKLDPVPGQLEDLASGWGRFEGYAMDLESEDYDNRTLTSENGTEMATASYDPDWGGGGNKTRLDDVQVFVIGLYSTISLLGFMGNMLILMALMKKCKQKTIVNFFIGNLAFSDILVVLFCSPFTLSALLLDQWVLGELMCRLMPFLQCTSVLVSTLILISIAIVRYQRIKYPLSKSLTIRQGCYLVGLSWAIGFVICSPLPIFYRLVEPNGNNGTNTTAPKYVCIEAWPKESYRIAFSLCLLVVQYILPLICLIVSHTSVCRSITCKMSTREMKKRLEEKEKRERKEKKEKEKKEKKERKEREKREKKGKKDMVETLEMKDMRETKEMMGRDMRDPSDREDDYDDDLDDIDDLEGTMDMKDIMELRELKRELRERRDRRERMGRRGRRKMREMLEVKELEDMDDVQQVMDLTEMIEMREITTPRNVRDMRDVKDAEEIEDMIETREVRDVRDMEYIEDMSDTMEMREMRDPREMRDMRDPRERRGRRDMRDPREMRDTKERRGRSWKRGRRGKKGMREMDIEEIEEIEELGSMYGMYEMEEMEEMNELGELSDPNNGDDDLEDMQGYAAKNSGHHIQLPKFQRWSYTLSRKHRKSNKKSCVVPVLRHPPPPPEVPPKEIEEEEEEAAEPERCKLTNASKIIPGVPICFVIKPEEKQLEEPEMLTISRSISRIRKRSRRVVYRLTILIIVFAVSWMPLHLFHVVTDFNAGLLSNRHFRLVYCICHLLGMLSCCLNPVLYGFLNNGIKADLMALLRCV, translated from the exons ATGCTGCGACGACTCTTCG CTGTCTCCGCTCCTGGAGAGCGCGGGAGCGAAGGCGCATTGGCCAAGCTGGATCCGGTACCCGGGCAACTAGAAGACCTCGCGAGCGGCTGGGGGCGCTTCGAG GGCTACGCCATGGATCTAGAATCTGAAGACTATGATAATCGAACTCTCACAAGTGAGAACGGCACCGAGATGGCCACGGCATCCTATGATCCTGAttggggtggtggtggtaataagACTCGCCTCGATGATGTGCAGGTCTTTGTGATTGGGCTTTATTCCACCATAAGTTTGCTTGGGTTCATGGGAAACATGCTTATCCTTATGGCCCTTATGAAAAAGTGCAAACAAAAGACGATTGTAAACTTTTTCATTGGAAACTTGGCCTTCTCTGATATCTTGGTCGTGCTATTTTGTTCACCTTTCACGCTGTCTGCCCTCTTGCTAGATCAGTGGGTGCTCGGTGAACTCATGTGCCGTCTTATGCCTTTCCTCCAATGTACATCGGTGCTGGTTTCAACTTTAATCTTAATCTCAATTGCTATTGTCAGGTACCAAAGGATAAAATATCCCCTTTCTAAAAGTTTGACCATCAGACAAGGCTGTTATTTGGTTGGCCTTTCTTGGGCCATTGGCTTTGTGATTTGTTCCCCTCTTCCCATCTTCTACAGGCTTGTAGAACCCAATGGGAATAATGGTACAAATACCACGGCCCCTAAGTATGTGTGCATTGAGGCTTGGCCAAAAGAGTCGTATAGAATTGCCTTCTCTCTGTGTTTGCTGGTGGTTCAGTACATACTGCCCTTGATTTGCTTGATTGTGAGTCATACCAGTGTTTGCCGGAGCATTACTTGCAAGATGTCTACTAGGGAGATGAAGAAGAGGCtcgaggagaaggagaagagggagaggaaggagaagaaggagaaggagaagaaggagaagaaggagaggaaggaacgagagaagagagaaaagaaggggaagaaggacaTGGTTGAGACATTGGAGATGAAGGATATGAGGGAGACCAAAGAGATGATGGGCCGAGACATGAGGGATCCGAGTGACAGGGAAGATGACTACGATGATGACCTGGATGATATAGACGACCTAGAAGGCACCATGGACATGAAAGACATAATGGAATTGAGAGAGCTGAAGAGAGAgctgagagagaggagagataggCGAGAGAGGATGGGCAGGAGAGGAcggaggaaaatgagagaaatgctGGAAGTGAAAGAACTAGAAGACATGGATGACGTCCAACAGGTGATGGacttgactgaaatgattgaGATGAGAGAAATTACCACCCCGAGGAATGTGAGGGATATGAGAGATGTGAAAGATGCAGAGGAAATAGAAGACATGATAGAAACGAGAGAGGTGAGGGATGTGAGAGACATGGAATATATAGAGGACATGAGTGACACGATGGAAATGAGAGAGATGAGGGACCCGAGAGAGATGAGGGACATGAGGGACCCGAGAGAGAGGAGGGGCAGGAGAGACATGCGGGACCCGAGAGAGATGAGGGATacgaaggaaaggaggggaagaagctggaaaaggggaaggaggggaaagaaggggatgagggaaatggacattgaagaaattgaagagatTGAAGAGTTGGGTTCGATGTATGGGATGTATGAGATGGAGGAGATGGAGGAGATGAATGAGCTGGGTGAGCTGAGTGACCCAAATAATGGAGATGATGATTTGGAAGACATGCAAGGCTACGCGGCCAAGAACAGTGGACACCACATTCAACTCCCCAAGTTCCAAAGATGGAGCTATACACTAAGCCGAAAACACCGCAAGTCCAACAAGAAGTCATGCGTTGTACCTGTTCTGCgacatcctcctcctcctccagaggTACCACCCAAAGAgattgaagaagaagaagaagaagcagcagaACCTGAGAGATGCAAGCTGACCAATGCCAGTAAGATCATACCTGGGGTGCCCATCTGCTTTGTGATTAAACCTGAAGAAAAGCAGCTTGAAGAGCCGGAAATGTTGACCATATCCCGCTCCATCTCGAGGATCAGAAAGAGATCTCGCCGAGTCGTCTATCGTTTAACCATTCTGATAATTGTGTTTGCTGTCAGCTGGATGCCTCTGCATCTTTTCCATGTCGTTACTGATTTTAATGCTGGCCTTCTGTCTAATAGGCATTTCCGATTGGTGTATTGTATTTGTCATTTGCTTGGTATGTTGTCTTGTTGCCTTAATCCTGTTCTATATGGGTTCCTTAACAATGGCATAAAAGCAGATTTGATGGCTCTTCTGCGCTGTGTTTAA
- the NPY1R gene encoding neuropeptide Y receptor type 1, producing the protein MNYTLFPSFFNESFLNHTDTHPPYAPIEENKCRVPVTMVFTMALAYGIVILLGVSGNLALIGIILKQKELRNVTNILIVNLSLSDLLVSFVCLPFTFVYTLMDHWIFGEAMCKLNPFVQCVSITVSIFSLVLIALERHQLIVNPRGWRPTNIHAFLAIALIWFLSVAASLPFVIYQVLTDEPFHNVTVPTFKDKYVCFDLFPSNVHRLSYTTILLVLQYFGPLVFILVCYLKIYIRLKERNDMMDRIRENKHRAQEARRINVMLFSIVVAFAICWMPLTIFNTVFDWNHKLISICHHNLLFLLCHLTAMISTCVNPVFYGFLNKNFQKDLQALFRFCDFRSRNEDYETIAMSTMNTDDSKASDRQACGEASQGPGEEEEV; encoded by the exons ATGAATTACAcattgtttccctcttttttcaacGAATCTTTTCTTAACCATACAGACACCCACCCCCCATATGCACCCATTGAAGAGAATAAATGCCGTGTACCAGTAACCATGGTATTTACAATGGCATTAGCTTATGGCATTGTCATactccttggggtctctggaaatCTGGCCTTGATAGGAATTATCCTAAAGCAAAAGGAGCTGAGAAATGTGACCAACATTCTGATTGTTAATCTGTCCCTTTCTGACCTTCTGGTATCATTTGTATGTCTGCCCTTCACTTTTGTCTATACCTTAATGGATCATTGGATCTTTGGTGAGGCCATGTGCAAGCTAAACCCTTTCGTGCAATGTGTCTCCATCActgtctccattttctctctgGTTCTCATTGCTTTGGAGCGCCATCAGCTTATAGTCAACCCTCGAGGATGGAGGCCCACAAATATCCATGCATTTTTAGCAATTGCCCTGATCTGGTTCCTCTCTGTGGCTGCCTCCCTGCCTTTTGTGATTTACCAGGTGCTGACTGATGAGCCATTCCACAATGTCACTGTCCCAACCTTCAAGGACAAGTACGTGTGTTTCGATCTTTTCCCTTCTAATGTGCACAGGCTATCTTACACCACTATTCTCTTGGTGCTGCAGTACTTTGGGCCTCTGGTGTTCATTCTTGTCTGCTACCTCAAg ATCTATATTCGACTAAAGGAGAGGAACGACATGATGGACAGGATCAGAGAGAACAAGCATAGAGCCCAGGAAGCCCGCCGGATCAACGTGATGCTTTTCTCCATTGTGGTGGCCTTTGCCATCTGCTGGATGCCTCTGACCATCTTTAACACGGTGTTTGATTGGAACCACAAATTGATCTCCATCTGCCACCACAACCTGCTGTTCCTCCTGTGCCACCTGACGGCGATGATTTCCACCTGCGTCAACCCTGTCTTCTATGGGTTCCTTAACAAGAATTTCCAGAAAGATTTGCAGGCTCTCTTTCGTTTCTGTGATTTCAGGTCCCGTAACGAAGACTACGAGACCATCGCTATGTCCACCATGAATACCGATGACTCCAAGGCGTCTGATAGGCAAGCCTGTGGTGAGGCCTCCCAGGGTcctggggaggaagaagaagtcTGA